One Gossypium raimondii isolate GPD5lz chromosome 3, ASM2569854v1, whole genome shotgun sequence genomic window carries:
- the LOC105795178 gene encoding vacuolar-sorting receptor 3, with protein sequence MEIRRLHLLLLLQGFMLLSVMGNCYARFVVEKNSLRLTSPEKIKGTYDSAIGNFGIPQYGGSMAGAVVYPKENQKGCKSFDDFGISFKSKPGALPAFVLVDRGDCFFALKVWNVQQAGASAVLVADDIQEALITMDTPEEDRLAAKYIENITIPSALIEKKFGETLKKAISGGDMVNVNLDWRESVPHPDDRVEYELWTNSNDECGVKCDMLMEFLKDFKGAAQILEKGGYTQFTPHYITWYCPQAFSLSRQCKSQCINYGRYCAPDPEQDFSSGYEGKDVVIENLRQLCVFKVANETNKPWLWWDYVTDFQIRCPMKEKKYNKECADVVIRALGLDGKKIEKCMGDPNADEDNPVLKEEQEAQVGKGSRGDVTILPTLVVNDRQYRGKLAKGAVLKAICAGFEETTEPAVCLSGDVETNECLDNNGGCWQDKATNLTACKDTFRGRVCECPLVDGVQFKGDGYSHCEASGSGRCKINNGGCWHDARDGHAYSACLDDGNGKCQCPPGFKGDGVKNCEDIDECKEKKACQCPECSCKNTWGSYECTCSGDLLYIRDHDTCISKSGTEVRSSWAAVWVILIGLAMASGGAYLIYKYRLRSYMDSEIRAIMAQYMPLDSQAEVPNHVSDSRA encoded by the exons ATGGAGATACGGAGATtgcatcttcttcttcttcttcaaggtTTTATGTTGTTATCTGTGATGGGGAATTGTTACGCGAGatttgtggtggaaaagaacAGCTTGAGGCTGACTTCACCCGAGAAGATTAAGGGTACCTATGACAGTGCAATTGGCAACTTTGGGATACCTCAATATGGGGGAAGCATGGCTGGTGCTGTGGTTTACCCTAAGGAGAATCAAAAGGGTTGTAAAAGTTTTGATGACTTTGGGATTTCCTTTAAATCCAAGCCTGGTGCTCTTCCTGCTTTTGTTTTGGTCGATCGTGGAG ATTGCTTCTTTGCTTTAAAGGTTTGGAATGTACAGCAAGCTGGTGCTTCTGCAGTGCTTGTTGCTGATGATATTCAAGAAGCATTAATAACCATGGATACACCTGAAGAGGATAGATTAGCTGCCAAATACATTGAAAATATAACAATTCCATCTGCCCTTATCGAGAAAAAATTTGGTGAAACTCTTAAGAAAGCAATAAGTGGTGGGGATATGGTCAATGTTAATCTTGATTGGCGAGAGTCTGTTCCACACCCTGATGATCGTGTGGAGTATGAGCTATGGACCAACAGCAATGATGAGTGTGGAGTTAAATGTGATATGCTGATGGAATTTCTGAAGGATTTCAAGGGTGCTGCACAGATACTTGAAAAAGGTGGCTATACTCAATTCACACCCCATTATATAACTTGGTACTGCCCTCAGGCTTTCTCGCTAAGCAGACAGTGCAAATCTCAGTGCATCAACTACGGAAGATACTGTGCACCTGATCCCGAACAAGATTTTAGCTCTGGCTATGAGGGGAAAGATGtagttattgaaaatttgagacAGCTGTGTGTTTTCAAAGTGGCAAATGAGACCAATAAGCCTTGGTTGTGGTGGGACTATGTGACAGATTTTCAGATAAGATGCCCCATGAAGGAGAAAAAATATAACAAGGAATGCGCAGATGTTGTTATCAGAGCTCTCg GGCTTGATGGTAAAAAGATTGAGAAGTGCATGGGAGACCCTAATGCTGATGAAGATAATCCTGTTCTGAAAGAAGAGCAAGAAGCCCAA GTGGGAAAAGGATCTAGGGGTGATGTTACCATATTGCCTACGCTTGTTGTTAACGATCGCCAATATCGAG GAAAGCTGGCCAAAGGTGCTGTTCTGAAGGCCATCTGTGCTGGTTTCGAGGAGACTACTGAACCAGCCGTTTGCTTGAGCGGTG ATGTGGAGACAAATGAATGCTTGGATAACAACGGTGGTTGTTGGCAAGATAAAGCAACCAATCTCACAGCCTGCAAG GATACATTTCGCGGGAGAGTCTGTGAATGTCCCTTGGTTGATGGTGTACAATTTAAAGGAGACGGTTACAGTCACTGTGAAG CTAGTGGGTCTGGAAGGTGCAAAATTAATAATGGAGGTTGTTGGCATGATGCACGAGATGGACATGCATACTCCGCTTGTTTG GATGATGGAAATGGTAAATGCCAGTGTCCTCCAGGGTTTAAAGGTGATGGTGTCAAAAATTGTGAAG ATATTGACGAATGCAAAGAGAAGAAAGCCTGCCAGTGCCCTGAATGTAGCTGCAAAAATACTTGGGGAAGCTATGAATGCACTTGCAGTGGAGATCTTTTGTATATCCGGGACCATGATACCTGCATAA GTAAGAGCGGTACCGAAGTAAGATCATCATGGGCAGCCGTTTGGGTCATTTTAATCGGCTTGGCAATGGCCAGTGGTGGGGCTTATCTCATTTACAAATATAGATTAAGG TCATACATGGACTCTGAAATCCGAGCTATAATGGCACAGTACATGCCATTGGATAGTCAAGCGGAAGTACCGAACCATGTAAGCGATAGTCGAGCATGA
- the LOC105795179 gene encoding transcription factor bHLH84 isoform X2, translated as MDSMGTLLEGDWSCFSGMYTTDQEADFMAQLLSNCPQLPDIDMSNYLSDSNPVFVTNNSPISMDFCMEDGTKTSFFLVEPDDCLDPEMGKNGNVEKEPKPEPEKKSSNKRSRNSGDVQKSKRNGRSKKNQTIAANDDEDGNGGLNGQSWASCSSEDDSNGGASSGSKGETTLNLNGKTRASRGAATDPQSLYARKRRERINERLRILQNLVPNGTKVDISTMLEEAVQYVKFLQLQIKLLSSDDLWMYAPIAYNGMDIGIDLKRT; from the exons ATGGATTCAATGGGAACCCTTTTAGAAGGAGATTGGAGTTGTTTCAGTGGGATGTATACAACTGATCAAGAAGCTGATTTCATGGCTCAATTGCTGAGTAATTGTCCTCAGCTCCCTGATATAGATATGAGCAATTACTTGAGTGATTCAAACCCAGTTTTTGTAACCAATAATAGCCccatttcaatggatttttgTATGGAAGATGGGACCAAAACTAGTTTTTTTCTGGTTGAACCTGATGATTGTTTGGACCCAGAAATGGGCAAGAATGGCAATGTTGAAAAAGAACCGAAGCCTGAACCTGAGAAGAAAAGTAGTAACAAGAGATCTCGAAATTCAGGAGAT GTTCAAAAGAGTAAGCGAAACGGAAGGTCTAAGAAGAACCAGACCATTGCGGCCAATGATGATGAAGACGGTAATGGCGGTCTCAACGGGCAAAGCTGGGCCAGTTGCTCGTCGGAGGACGACTCGAATGGTGGTGCGAGCTCAGGCTCAAAGGGAGAAACAACACTGAATTTGAATGGCAAAACAAGAGCCAGTAGGGGTGCAGCCACTGATCCACAAAGTCTTTATGCAAGG AAAAGAAGGGAAAGGATTAATGAAAGATTGAGGATTTTACAGAATCTTGTCCCTAATGGAACAAAGGTTGATATTAGTACAATGCTTGAAGAAGCTGTTCAATATGTAAAGTTTTTGCAGCTACAAATTAAG CTGTTGAGTTCCGATGATCTTTGGATGTATGCACCTATTGCTTACAACGGAATGGATATCGGAATCGATCTCAAGAGGACGTAG
- the LOC105795179 gene encoding transcription factor bHLH84 isoform X1: MDSMGTLLEGDWSCFSGMYTTDQEADFMAQLLSNCPQLPDIDMSNYLSDSNPVFVTNNSPISMDFCMEDGTKTSFFLVEPDDCLDPEMGKNGNVEKEPKPEPEKKSSNKRSRNSGDVHVQKSKRNGRSKKNQTIAANDDEDGNGGLNGQSWASCSSEDDSNGGASSGSKGETTLNLNGKTRASRGAATDPQSLYARKRRERINERLRILQNLVPNGTKVDISTMLEEAVQYVKFLQLQIKLLSSDDLWMYAPIAYNGMDIGIDLKRT; encoded by the exons ATGGATTCAATGGGAACCCTTTTAGAAGGAGATTGGAGTTGTTTCAGTGGGATGTATACAACTGATCAAGAAGCTGATTTCATGGCTCAATTGCTGAGTAATTGTCCTCAGCTCCCTGATATAGATATGAGCAATTACTTGAGTGATTCAAACCCAGTTTTTGTAACCAATAATAGCCccatttcaatggatttttgTATGGAAGATGGGACCAAAACTAGTTTTTTTCTGGTTGAACCTGATGATTGTTTGGACCCAGAAATGGGCAAGAATGGCAATGTTGAAAAAGAACCGAAGCCTGAACCTGAGAAGAAAAGTAGTAACAAGAGATCTCGAAATTCAGGAGATGTTCAT GTTCAAAAGAGTAAGCGAAACGGAAGGTCTAAGAAGAACCAGACCATTGCGGCCAATGATGATGAAGACGGTAATGGCGGTCTCAACGGGCAAAGCTGGGCCAGTTGCTCGTCGGAGGACGACTCGAATGGTGGTGCGAGCTCAGGCTCAAAGGGAGAAACAACACTGAATTTGAATGGCAAAACAAGAGCCAGTAGGGGTGCAGCCACTGATCCACAAAGTCTTTATGCAAGG AAAAGAAGGGAAAGGATTAATGAAAGATTGAGGATTTTACAGAATCTTGTCCCTAATGGAACAAAGGTTGATATTAGTACAATGCTTGAAGAAGCTGTTCAATATGTAAAGTTTTTGCAGCTACAAATTAAG CTGTTGAGTTCCGATGATCTTTGGATGTATGCACCTATTGCTTACAACGGAATGGATATCGGAATCGATCTCAAGAGGACGTAG